In the Leifsonia sp. 466MF genome, one interval contains:
- a CDS encoding FHA domain-containing protein, which translates to MFEVQQAAAGEWAVVAGGARALLVAESDPARLRALFEAVRAGFAETLDALVAGGLSRTPSFALLDASTGPVLLAVRGTASATIADGGPERTVRASGVSSWVETQLTDATAVTLGAASGETLPLVEGVVRSGGVVWSAAEQAEDVGATVAAPPRRERETGPVDALAVDVGAAGSEPVIAGPAVEAFEPAPAEQAPAEPDPHTRVPEATFADVPSADAAPAPAQPSEAPGYDHLFGATMVRSVEDAAVRPEEEDAAPPKIDLPGFITDSFPPAAGRLAGDHDGLTVMSGDLPQRARLTETEQEPAREPAPQTFAVLLSDGRREPLSAPVVVGRAPSVSAVPALRGARPVTLTTAEDDISRSHVAVAVEGDSVVVTDLHSRNGTVIVLPGKTPQKLRSGEPTTVVLGTVIDLGSGATLTVEAAG; encoded by the coding sequence GTGTTCGAAGTGCAGCAGGCGGCAGCCGGGGAGTGGGCGGTCGTCGCGGGGGGTGCGCGGGCACTGCTGGTGGCCGAGTCCGACCCTGCGCGGCTGCGGGCGCTCTTCGAGGCGGTCCGAGCGGGCTTCGCCGAGACACTGGATGCCCTGGTAGCCGGTGGGCTGAGCCGCACGCCGTCCTTCGCGCTGCTGGACGCATCCACCGGTCCGGTGCTGCTGGCGGTGCGGGGTACGGCCAGCGCGACCATCGCGGACGGCGGACCCGAGCGCACCGTGCGGGCCTCCGGGGTGTCGTCGTGGGTCGAGACGCAGCTGACCGACGCGACCGCCGTGACGCTAGGCGCTGCCTCGGGGGAGACGCTCCCGCTCGTGGAGGGCGTCGTGCGGTCCGGCGGTGTGGTCTGGTCCGCCGCGGAGCAGGCGGAGGATGTCGGCGCGACCGTCGCGGCCCCGCCGCGTCGCGAGCGCGAGACCGGACCGGTGGATGCGCTGGCTGTGGATGTCGGCGCGGCCGGCTCCGAGCCGGTGATCGCCGGACCGGCCGTCGAGGCGTTCGAGCCCGCGCCCGCGGAGCAAGCGCCGGCCGAGCCCGACCCGCATACGCGCGTCCCCGAGGCCACATTCGCCGACGTCCCGTCCGCCGACGCCGCCCCGGCGCCTGCGCAGCCGTCAGAGGCGCCCGGCTACGACCACCTCTTCGGGGCGACGATGGTAAGGAGCGTCGAGGACGCGGCCGTCCGCCCGGAGGAGGAGGACGCGGCCCCGCCGAAGATCGACCTCCCCGGCTTCATCACCGACTCCTTCCCGCCGGCCGCCGGCCGCCTCGCGGGCGATCACGACGGGCTCACCGTCATGAGCGGCGACCTGCCGCAGCGTGCGCGACTGACGGAGACCGAGCAGGAGCCTGCGCGCGAGCCCGCGCCGCAGACGTTCGCGGTGCTGCTGTCCGACGGCCGCCGGGAGCCGCTGTCGGCGCCGGTCGTCGTCGGCCGCGCGCCGAGCGTGTCGGCCGTCCCCGCCCTCCGCGGCGCGCGTCCGGTCACGCTGACCACCGCCGAGGACGACATCTCGCGCTCCCATGTCGCTGTCGCGGTCGAGGGCGACAGTGTCGTGGTCACCGACCTGCACTCGCGCAACGGCACCGTGATCGTCCTGCCCGGCAAGACGCCGCAGAAGCTCCGCAGCGGCGAGCCGACCACGGTCGTCCTCGGGACCGTGATCGACCTGGGCAGCGGGGCGACGCTGACCGTCGAGGCAGCCGGATGA
- a CDS encoding PP2C family protein-serine/threonine phosphatase, whose amino-acid sequence MSSLVGVTVRSDTGAVRHVNEDSALAQDPVFVVADGMGGHARGDLASRTAVESLARTLQPGSRPTPDEVIRAIDEANAAVRSLSGADESGAAVAGTTLAGIVRVRVPELAAEQWMVVNVGDSRVYAWDGRQLRQLTVDHSAVQELVDAGLITEAQAAVHPERNVITRALGAEDFVDTDSGLVAETGRQIFLICSDGLTRELSDQRIAEILAQGPSDPASALVDAANEAGGHDNITVIVVESVTGEDAPAPVDTRERADGSGREFEDTQPRE is encoded by the coding sequence ATGAGCTCTCTCGTCGGCGTGACCGTCCGCAGCGACACGGGTGCGGTCCGGCACGTCAACGAGGACAGCGCTCTGGCGCAGGATCCGGTGTTCGTCGTGGCCGACGGCATGGGCGGTCACGCGCGCGGCGACCTGGCCAGCCGGACGGCCGTGGAGAGCCTGGCGCGCACGCTGCAGCCAGGCTCTCGGCCGACACCGGACGAGGTGATCCGCGCCATCGACGAGGCGAACGCGGCGGTGCGGTCGCTGTCGGGCGCCGACGAGTCGGGTGCTGCCGTCGCGGGCACCACGCTCGCCGGGATCGTCCGCGTCCGCGTGCCGGAGCTGGCGGCCGAGCAGTGGATGGTCGTCAACGTCGGCGACTCGCGCGTCTACGCATGGGACGGCCGGCAGCTGCGGCAGCTGACCGTCGACCACTCCGCCGTCCAGGAGCTGGTGGATGCCGGCCTCATCACCGAGGCGCAGGCGGCGGTGCACCCGGAGCGCAACGTCATCACCCGCGCGCTCGGGGCTGAGGATTTCGTGGACACGGACAGCGGGCTGGTCGCCGAGACCGGCCGGCAGATCTTCCTGATCTGCTCCGACGGACTGACGCGCGAGCTCAGCGATCAGCGGATCGCCGAGATCCTCGCGCAGGGGCCGTCCGATCCGGCGTCCGCGCTGGTGGATGCGGCGAACGAGGCCGGTGGCCACGACAACATCACCGTGATCGTGGTTGAATCGGTGACCGGGGAAGACGCCCCGGCCCCCGTCGACACGCGCGAACGCGCCGACGGCAGCGGTCGGGAGTTCGAAGACACGCAGCCGAGGGAGTAG
- a CDS encoding TerC family protein: protein MHTALPLWFEIGSFVVLLLILAFDLLIIFKRPHIPSPRESALWVAFYVALALIFALLMLVVGDAEHAGQFLAGWLTEYSLSIDNLFVFVIIMGRFAVPRKYQQEVLMVGIILALIFRGVFILLGAGLIASFSAIFYLFGAFLLWTAFNQAFGKHDDEGAEDSWFIKFARKHLKVSTQYNGNKLRTVVDGRRMFTPLIIVFIALGTTDLLFALDSIPAIFGITQSPFIVFTANVFALMGLRQLYFLLGHLLDKLVYLKYGIAFILAFIGVKLVFHAMHENELPFINGGEHIEWAPDISTWTSLLVIVGAMVVATIASLVKLRMSGTSVAEAIHGDESDEDEAEETVADGTQEDPRT, encoded by the coding sequence TTGCACACCGCGCTTCCCCTCTGGTTCGAGATCGGCTCCTTCGTCGTCCTCCTACTGATCCTCGCCTTCGACCTCCTGATCATCTTCAAGAGGCCGCACATCCCGAGCCCGCGCGAGTCCGCCCTCTGGGTCGCCTTCTATGTGGCGCTTGCGCTGATCTTCGCCCTGCTGATGCTGGTGGTAGGGGATGCGGAGCACGCCGGGCAGTTCCTCGCCGGGTGGTTGACGGAGTACAGCCTCAGCATCGACAACCTGTTCGTGTTCGTGATCATCATGGGCCGGTTCGCGGTGCCGAGGAAGTATCAGCAGGAAGTGCTGATGGTGGGCATCATCCTGGCGCTGATCTTCCGCGGGGTGTTCATCCTGCTCGGGGCCGGTCTGATCGCCAGCTTCAGCGCGATCTTCTACCTGTTCGGCGCGTTCCTCCTGTGGACGGCGTTCAACCAGGCCTTCGGCAAGCATGACGACGAGGGCGCGGAGGACTCCTGGTTCATCAAGTTCGCCCGCAAGCACCTGAAGGTGTCGACCCAGTACAACGGCAACAAACTGCGCACGGTGGTGGACGGCCGACGGATGTTCACGCCGCTGATCATCGTGTTCATCGCCCTGGGCACCACCGACCTGCTGTTCGCCCTCGACTCCATCCCCGCCATCTTCGGCATCACCCAGAGCCCGTTCATCGTGTTCACGGCGAACGTGTTCGCGCTGATGGGCCTCCGGCAGCTGTACTTCCTGCTCGGGCACCTGCTCGACAAGCTGGTGTACCTCAAGTACGGGATCGCGTTCATCCTCGCCTTCATCGGTGTGAAGCTGGTGTTCCACGCCATGCACGAGAACGAGCTGCCGTTCATCAACGGCGGCGAGCACATCGAGTGGGCGCCCGACATCAGCACCTGGACCTCGCTGCTGGTGATCGTCGGCGCCATGGTTGTCGCTACGATTGCAAGTCTGGTGAAGCTGCGGATGAGCGGCACCAGCGTCGCCGAGGCCATTCACGGTGACGAATCCGACGAGGACGAGGCCGAGGAAACGGTCGCCGACGGCACGCAGGAGGACCCCCGCACATGA
- a CDS encoding KTSC domain-containing protein, which translates to MERVAFDSTVIATAGYDPSVRTLEVEFVSGEVYRYFLVPARVWRELRSAESAGSYFNAAVRDHYPEEWMPGGATD; encoded by the coding sequence GTGGAGCGGGTGGCATTCGACAGCACGGTGATCGCGACGGCGGGCTACGACCCGTCCGTGCGGACGCTCGAGGTCGAGTTCGTGTCGGGCGAGGTGTACCGCTACTTCCTCGTGCCCGCGCGGGTGTGGCGTGAGCTGCGCAGCGCCGAGTCGGCGGGCTCCTACTTCAACGCCGCAGTGCGCGACCACTACCCGGAGGAGTGGATGCCGGGCGGCGCGACGGACTGA
- a CDS encoding alpha/beta fold hydrolase, which translates to MLQPTEAVDVRRRNSVRESGDPSGRPIVFAHGFGCSQEMWRRVVPHFESDFRVIVFDHVGAGDSDVSAYDRAKYDSLHGYADDVLEIVEALDLRDAVFVGHSVSAMIGVLAANRSPERFGRLVLVGPSPRYIDEGDYVGGFTRSDIDGLLDTLDDNYLGWSEAIAPVIAGNPDRPELGAELAASFCRTDPAIAGHFARVTFLSDNRADLPDVTVPTVVLQCAEDAIAPGPVGRYVHERIPGSVFVQLNATGHCPNLSGPDELAAAIRSSLA; encoded by the coding sequence ATGCTGCAACCGACCGAAGCTGTCGACGTCCGACGTCGCAACAGCGTTCGCGAGTCCGGTGATCCGTCCGGCCGCCCGATCGTCTTCGCGCACGGCTTCGGCTGCAGCCAGGAGATGTGGCGGCGGGTGGTCCCGCATTTCGAGTCCGACTTCCGGGTGATCGTCTTCGACCACGTCGGCGCGGGCGACTCCGATGTGAGCGCCTACGACCGGGCCAAGTACGACTCGCTTCACGGCTACGCCGACGACGTGCTCGAGATCGTCGAGGCCCTCGACCTCCGCGACGCCGTCTTCGTCGGCCACTCCGTCAGCGCGATGATCGGCGTGCTGGCCGCCAACCGCTCCCCCGAACGTTTCGGGCGCCTGGTGCTCGTGGGTCCGTCGCCGCGCTACATCGACGAGGGCGACTATGTGGGCGGTTTCACGCGTTCCGACATCGATGGCCTGCTCGACACCCTCGACGACAACTATCTGGGATGGTCGGAGGCGATCGCGCCCGTCATCGCCGGCAACCCCGACCGACCGGAGCTCGGCGCGGAACTGGCCGCGAGCTTCTGCCGGACGGATCCGGCGATCGCCGGCCACTTCGCCCGCGTCACCTTCCTCTCCGACAACCGCGCCGACCTCCCCGACGTGACCGTGCCGACCGTCGTGCTCCAGTGCGCGGAGGACGCGATCGCCCCCGGCCCGGTCGGGCGCTACGTTCACGAGCGAATCCCCGGCAGCGTGTTCGTCCAGCTGAACGCCACCGGCCACTGCCCGAACCTGTCCGGTCCCGACGAGCTGGCCGCGGCCATCCGGAGCTCGCTGGCATGA
- a CDS encoding sensor domain-containing diguanylate cyclase: MTAEEITSEGPAADALYDRAPCGLVTLTEGGRILRVNATFAAWTGRPADELVGAPLTDLLEPGARIFYETRFLPVLHLQGEVREVALSLRTAHDDALPVLVNAVVDEAEAGPLIHVAVFDASRRQDYERQLLAARRIAEGSEARTRVLQNATTAFGESDTVEMLAQALAESAQQGLGAMAAAVFLDGHEPHLVGGTVPLDAALLPGGLPALGAVGPALATWSVRDELAHPDVATALRAARLDSMLTAPLVHAGAAIGTLACYFSRPPELDEHAVELLGSLCRQAAQTVARLTLQAQLAAIALHDPLTGLANRVLLRSHITASVASAMERQEPLALIFVDLDDFKSVNDELDHTAGDTVLKLIAARLVSAVRGDDLVCRYGGDEFIIVCQNTDHERASAIAERIRVAVKQPLHDDGWQRVITASVGVTVHAAGPARVLSGPELLRVADKAMYRSKDRGKDQVSVITL; encoded by the coding sequence ATGACGGCGGAGGAGATCACGTCCGAGGGACCCGCCGCGGATGCGCTCTACGACCGCGCGCCGTGCGGTCTCGTCACGCTGACCGAGGGCGGCCGCATCCTGCGCGTCAACGCCACCTTCGCCGCGTGGACCGGTCGCCCGGCCGACGAACTCGTCGGGGCGCCTCTCACCGATCTGCTCGAGCCGGGAGCGCGGATCTTCTACGAGACCCGCTTTCTCCCCGTCCTCCATCTCCAGGGTGAGGTGCGCGAGGTCGCCCTGTCGTTGCGCACGGCCCACGACGACGCCCTGCCCGTGCTCGTCAACGCGGTGGTCGACGAGGCCGAGGCCGGCCCGCTCATCCACGTCGCCGTCTTCGATGCCAGTCGCCGCCAGGACTACGAGCGCCAGCTGCTCGCCGCGCGCCGCATCGCGGAGGGGTCGGAGGCGCGCACCCGCGTGCTCCAGAACGCGACCACCGCCTTCGGCGAGAGCGACACCGTGGAGATGCTGGCGCAGGCTCTGGCGGAGAGCGCGCAGCAGGGTCTGGGCGCGATGGCGGCCGCCGTCTTCCTCGACGGCCACGAACCGCACCTGGTCGGAGGGACGGTCCCGCTGGATGCCGCTCTGCTGCCCGGCGGACTGCCGGCGCTCGGCGCGGTCGGCCCCGCGCTCGCGACCTGGTCCGTGCGGGATGAACTGGCGCACCCGGACGTGGCGACCGCCCTCCGCGCAGCGCGCCTCGACTCCATGCTGACCGCTCCCCTCGTGCACGCGGGCGCGGCGATCGGGACGCTGGCCTGCTACTTCTCGCGGCCGCCGGAGCTCGACGAGCATGCGGTCGAGCTGCTCGGCTCGCTGTGCCGTCAGGCGGCGCAGACCGTCGCCCGCCTGACGCTGCAGGCGCAGCTGGCCGCGATCGCCCTGCACGACCCGCTGACCGGGCTCGCCAACCGGGTGCTGCTCCGCAGCCACATCACGGCGAGTGTCGCCTCGGCGATGGAACGGCAGGAGCCGCTCGCCCTGATCTTCGTGGACCTGGACGACTTCAAGTCCGTCAACGACGAACTCGACCACACCGCCGGCGACACCGTCCTCAAGCTGATCGCCGCGCGCCTCGTCTCGGCGGTCCGCGGCGACGACCTGGTGTGCCGCTACGGCGGCGACGAGTTCATCATCGTCTGCCAGAACACCGACCACGAGCGCGCATCCGCGATCGCCGAGCGCATCCGCGTCGCGGTCAAGCAGCCCCTCCACGACGACGGCTGGCAGCGTGTCATCACCGCCAGCGTCGGCGTGACCGTCCACGCGGCGGGACCCGCCCGCGTGCTGAGCGGCCCGGAGCTGCTGCGCGTCGCCGACAAGGCGATGTACCGGTCGAAGGATCGCGGCAAGGACCAGGTCAGCGTCATCACGCTGTGA
- a CDS encoding diacylglycerol kinase family protein, whose translation MTALPRAVVVAVNPMASFGHRREVGPRVIERLRDAGHRVVAMGEANIELLRRETARALADGADALVVVGGDGMANLGIDLVANTGIPLGIVPSGTGNDLADGLGIPIDDTEAAIDRLLDALQREPRTIDAGTIRHGELTTWFGCVVSAGFDATVNERANLMSRPRGRSRYIIALLRELATLTPRPYRIHADGRTIDVDAMLVSVANNRSLGGGMRIVPDADLSDGLLDLFVVGPMSRVRFLRMFPKVFRGEHTGLPEVSILRVSSVRIEAEGVVAYADGERIGPLPIEVSVAAGALRVLA comes from the coding sequence GTGACCGCACTCCCGCGGGCCGTGGTCGTCGCGGTCAACCCCATGGCGTCCTTCGGCCATCGCCGCGAGGTCGGCCCGCGTGTCATCGAGCGCCTACGCGACGCCGGTCACCGCGTCGTCGCGATGGGGGAGGCGAACATCGAGCTGCTCCGTCGCGAGACCGCCCGAGCGCTGGCGGACGGCGCCGACGCGCTCGTCGTGGTCGGCGGCGACGGGATGGCCAACCTCGGCATCGACCTCGTCGCGAACACGGGCATCCCGCTCGGCATCGTCCCCAGCGGCACCGGCAACGACCTCGCCGACGGCCTCGGCATCCCGATCGACGACACCGAGGCGGCCATCGACCGGCTGCTGGATGCGCTGCAGCGCGAGCCGCGGACGATCGACGCGGGGACGATCCGTCACGGCGAACTGACCACGTGGTTCGGGTGCGTCGTCTCCGCCGGTTTCGACGCGACCGTCAACGAGCGGGCCAACCTGATGTCGCGACCGCGGGGTCGCAGCCGGTACATCATCGCGCTGCTGCGCGAACTGGCGACGCTGACGCCACGGCCGTACCGCATCCACGCCGACGGCCGGACGATCGACGTGGATGCCATGCTCGTCTCGGTCGCCAACAACCGGTCGCTCGGCGGCGGGATGCGCATCGTCCCGGACGCGGACCTCTCCGACGGCCTCCTCGACCTCTTCGTCGTCGGGCCGATGTCGCGCGTGCGCTTCCTCCGCATGTTCCCGAAGGTCTTCCGCGGCGAGCACACCGGCCTTCCGGAGGTCAGCATCCTGCGCGTCTCGTCCGTCCGGATCGAGGCGGAGGGCGTCGTCGCCTACGCGGACGGCGAGCGGATCGGACCCCTCCCCATCGAGGTCTCGGTCGCCGCCGGCGCGCTCCGCGTGCTCGCCTGA
- a CDS encoding copper-translocating P-type ATPase, with protein MDEKNKHTTVHDDAGHDHEHDHAAHDHAAHAEHDHAAHDHSGHDHSGHAGHDPAIFKRKFWLTLVFTIPTLVFSQGLQEILGLDGPRFPGSQYIPAVFGVIIFFYGGLVFLRGAVDELRAKQPGMMTLISLAIVVAFGYSVAVTLGLPGMDFWWELATLILIMLLGHWIEMSAVMGAQDALGELAKLLPDTAERVSDIHAEPVSVPVSELRVGELVRVRPGAAVPADGEIVDGRSDLDESLLTGESKPVTRGPGEQVVAGSISGSGSLVVRVGRTGGDTALAGIMKLVADAQASKSGTQVLADRAAAWLFYVALAVATVTLIVWTLLRPGDPAFILERVVTVLIIACPHALGLAIPLVAQISTAIGARNGLLIRDRHAMEDARRVDVVLFDKTGTLTEGRQGVAAVVADDGDVDALLALAASVEAPAEHPIGAAIVREARRRGLTIAPVSGFEALGGRGAAATVDGERVAVGAPRLLTEGGVTPGDAVRTAADRASTEGQTVVYVLRGDHVAGMIALADVVRPESREAVRSLRDRGVRVAMLTGDAHAVADAVAAQLGIDEVFAEVLPGDKSGTVARLQEDGSRVAMVGDGVNDAPALAQADVGIAIGAGTDVAIESAGVVLASSDPRGVAKVITLSAATYRKMLQNLAWATGYNVIALPLAAGVAIGVGIVVSPAFGAVLMSLSTIVVAINAQLLRRVRL; from the coding sequence ATGGACGAGAAGAACAAGCACACGACGGTCCACGACGACGCCGGGCACGATCACGAGCACGATCACGCTGCGCATGACCACGCCGCGCACGCGGAGCACGATCACGCGGCGCACGACCACTCCGGGCACGACCACTCCGGGCATGCGGGCCATGACCCGGCGATCTTCAAGCGGAAGTTCTGGCTGACGCTGGTCTTCACCATCCCGACCCTCGTCTTCTCGCAGGGCCTGCAGGAGATCCTCGGGCTCGACGGGCCGCGATTCCCGGGCAGCCAGTACATCCCCGCGGTCTTCGGCGTCATCATCTTCTTCTACGGCGGGCTCGTCTTCCTGCGGGGCGCCGTGGATGAGCTGAGAGCCAAGCAGCCGGGCATGATGACCCTCATCTCGCTGGCCATCGTGGTCGCGTTCGGCTACAGCGTCGCCGTGACCCTGGGCCTCCCGGGCATGGACTTCTGGTGGGAGCTCGCCACCCTCATCCTGATCATGCTGCTCGGCCACTGGATCGAGATGTCCGCCGTCATGGGCGCGCAGGACGCGCTCGGCGAGCTCGCGAAGCTCCTGCCCGACACGGCCGAGCGCGTGTCCGACATCCACGCCGAGCCCGTCTCCGTGCCGGTCTCCGAGCTGCGCGTGGGGGAGCTGGTGCGCGTGCGCCCCGGTGCGGCCGTGCCTGCCGACGGCGAGATCGTCGACGGCCGGAGCGATCTGGATGAGTCCCTCCTCACCGGGGAGTCGAAGCCGGTGACACGCGGGCCGGGGGAGCAGGTCGTCGCCGGAAGCATCTCCGGGAGCGGTTCGCTCGTCGTCCGGGTCGGTCGCACGGGCGGCGACACCGCGCTCGCCGGCATCATGAAGCTCGTCGCGGATGCGCAGGCAAGCAAGTCCGGAACCCAGGTTCTCGCCGACCGCGCGGCGGCGTGGCTGTTCTACGTCGCGCTCGCCGTCGCCACCGTCACCCTGATCGTGTGGACGCTGCTGCGGCCGGGCGACCCCGCATTCATTCTCGAGCGGGTCGTGACCGTGCTCATCATCGCGTGCCCGCACGCGCTCGGCCTCGCCATCCCCCTGGTCGCCCAGATCTCCACCGCCATCGGTGCTCGCAACGGGCTGCTGATCCGCGACCGGCATGCCATGGAGGACGCCCGCCGCGTCGACGTCGTGCTGTTCGACAAGACCGGGACGCTCACCGAGGGCCGCCAGGGCGTGGCCGCAGTGGTCGCCGACGACGGCGACGTCGACGCCTTGCTGGCGCTCGCCGCGTCCGTGGAGGCGCCGGCGGAGCACCCGATCGGCGCTGCCATCGTCCGCGAGGCGCGCCGGCGCGGCCTGACGATCGCACCGGTCTCCGGGTTCGAGGCTCTGGGGGGCCGCGGAGCCGCCGCGACCGTCGACGGCGAGCGGGTCGCCGTCGGCGCGCCCCGGCTGCTGACCGAGGGCGGCGTGACGCCGGGAGACGCCGTCCGCACGGCCGCCGATCGAGCGTCCACCGAGGGGCAGACCGTCGTCTACGTTCTGCGCGGCGACCACGTCGCCGGCATGATCGCTCTCGCCGATGTCGTCCGACCGGAATCGCGGGAGGCCGTCCGGTCGCTGCGGGATCGCGGTGTCCGCGTGGCCATGCTGACCGGCGACGCGCATGCTGTGGCCGACGCGGTCGCCGCCCAGCTGGGCATCGACGAGGTGTTCGCCGAGGTCCTGCCTGGGGACAAGTCCGGGACGGTGGCCCGGCTCCAGGAGGACGGCTCCCGCGTGGCCATGGTCGGTGACGGCGTCAACGACGCCCCGGCCCTCGCGCAGGCGGACGTCGGGATCGCGATCGGCGCCGGGACGGACGTGGCCATCGAGTCGGCCGGCGTCGTCCTCGCCTCCAGCGACCCGCGCGGTGTCGCGAAGGTGATCACGCTCTCCGCCGCGACCTACCGGAAAATGCTGCAGAACCTCGCCTGGGCGACCGGCTACAACGTGATCGCCCTCCCGCTGGCGGCCGGTGTCGCGATCGGCGTCGGCATCGTGGTGTCGCCGGCGTTCGGTGCGGTGCTCATGTCGCTCTCGACGATCGTCGTCGCGATCAACGCCCAGTTGCTGCGCCGCGTCCGCCTCTGA
- a CDS encoding MBL fold metallo-hydrolase has protein sequence MRLTKFEHAGLLLEQDGQKLFVDPGSFTSPLTDTANAVAVVITHEHPDHWTPEQLNRVLDLSPDVTIFGPEGVAAAASDFDITVVHPGDTVEAGPFTLRFFGGRHAVIHESIPVVDNVGVLVNDVLYYAGDSFSVPEGVEVDVLAAPAGAPWMKIAETMDYVLAVKPKRAFPIHEMVLSRAGKDMSNGRLTWATEQNGGTFYPLEPGDSLDL, from the coding sequence ATGAGACTCACCAAGTTCGAGCACGCCGGCCTCCTCCTCGAGCAGGACGGACAGAAGCTGTTCGTCGACCCGGGCAGCTTCACCTCTCCCCTCACCGACACCGCGAACGCCGTCGCCGTGGTGATCACCCACGAGCACCCCGACCACTGGACCCCGGAGCAGTTGAATCGCGTTCTCGACCTCTCCCCCGACGTGACGATCTTCGGCCCGGAAGGCGTGGCCGCCGCAGCCTCAGACTTCGACATCACGGTGGTCCACCCGGGCGACACGGTGGAGGCCGGCCCGTTCACCCTCCGCTTCTTCGGCGGGCGCCATGCCGTCATCCACGAGAGCATCCCGGTGGTCGACAACGTCGGCGTGCTCGTCAACGACGTGCTCTACTACGCCGGCGACTCGTTCTCGGTGCCGGAGGGCGTCGAGGTGGATGTGCTGGCTGCCCCTGCGGGCGCACCCTGGATGAAGATCGCCGAGACCATGGACTACGTGCTCGCGGTGAAGCCGAAGCGCGCCTTCCCCATCCACGAGATGGTGCTCTCGCGGGCGGGCAAGGACATGTCGAACGGACGCCTGACCTGGGCGACCGAGCAGAACGGCGGCACCTTCTACCCGCTGGAGCCCGGCGACTCCCTCGACCTGTGA
- a CDS encoding cryptochrome/photolyase family protein, with protein sequence MSERPAVVWFRDDLRVADNPALHAAVQTGSPVLCVFVWDDETPELRAPGAASRWWLHHSLASLTQSLERLGAGLVLLRGRSETVIETVLRETDASAIFWNRRYGGAERRIDEAVKTAARASGVEAASFAATLLFEPWTIRTGQDTPFSVYTPFWRACLAAPAPRKPGPAPQGVHGGSLPRSLETVTLDELGLLPTHPDWAGGLRETWEPGEKAAHAQLKHFLADDLSDYREQRDVPGVDATSRLSPRLRWGELSPHQVWHATIEKRQGATAQSASTFLSEVGWREFAYHTLFEHPDLATVNIHREYDSFPWPRLHPSALRAWEQGRTGVPLVDAGMRELWRTGVMHNRVRMVTASFLIKNLLIDWRHGEQWFWDTLVDADPANNAFNWQWVAGSGADAAPYFRIFNPELQRQKFDPHGDYVRRWVPEWDTPDYPEPIVDLAETRRAALAAYDVVKRSR encoded by the coding sequence GTGAGCGAACGCCCCGCGGTCGTCTGGTTCCGCGACGACCTGCGGGTCGCGGACAACCCTGCCCTGCACGCAGCCGTCCAGACGGGCAGCCCGGTGCTCTGCGTCTTCGTCTGGGACGACGAGACGCCGGAGCTCCGCGCTCCCGGCGCCGCCAGCCGGTGGTGGTTGCATCACAGCCTGGCGTCCCTGACCCAGTCGCTGGAGCGCCTGGGCGCCGGGCTCGTCCTGCTGCGCGGGCGGAGCGAGACCGTCATCGAGACGGTGCTGCGGGAGACCGACGCATCGGCGATCTTCTGGAACAGGCGGTACGGCGGGGCGGAGCGACGCATCGACGAGGCGGTGAAGACCGCGGCGCGTGCCTCCGGCGTCGAGGCGGCGAGCTTCGCCGCCACCCTCCTCTTCGAGCCGTGGACGATCCGGACCGGCCAGGACACCCCGTTCTCGGTCTACACGCCGTTCTGGCGGGCCTGTCTCGCGGCCCCTGCGCCGCGCAAGCCGGGCCCGGCGCCGCAGGGGGTGCATGGCGGAAGCCTGCCCCGGTCGCTCGAGACCGTGACGCTCGACGAGCTCGGACTGCTCCCGACCCATCCCGACTGGGCCGGCGGCCTGCGCGAGACGTGGGAGCCGGGCGAGAAGGCGGCGCACGCACAGCTGAAGCACTTTCTCGCCGACGATCTGAGCGACTACCGCGAACAGCGCGACGTACCCGGTGTGGACGCGACCTCGCGGCTCTCTCCCCGGCTCCGCTGGGGCGAGCTCAGCCCCCACCAGGTGTGGCACGCGACGATCGAGAAGCGTCAGGGCGCGACGGCGCAGAGCGCGTCCACCTTCCTCTCGGAGGTCGGCTGGCGCGAGTTCGCCTATCACACGCTCTTCGAGCACCCAGATCTGGCGACCGTGAACATCCATCGCGAGTACGACTCCTTCCCGTGGCCGCGGCTGCATCCGTCTGCGCTGCGGGCCTGGGAACAGGGTCGCACCGGCGTGCCCCTGGTGGACGCGGGGATGCGCGAACTGTGGAGAACCGGAGTCATGCACAACCGGGTGCGCATGGTGACCGCGTCGTTCCTGATCAAGAACCTGCTCATCGACTGGCGCCACGGTGAGCAGTGGTTCTGGGACACCCTGGTCGACGCCGACCCCGCCAACAACGCCTTCAACTGGCAGTGGGTCGCCGGAAGCGGTGCGGACGCCGCGCCGTACTTCCGCATCTTCAACCCGGAGCTGCAGCGACAGAAGTTCGACCCGCACGGCGACTACGTGCGCCGCTGGGTTCCCGAATGGGACACCCCCGACTATCCGGAGCCGATCGTCGACCTCGCGGAGACGCGTCGCGCGGCCCTCGCCGCCTACGACGTGGTCAAACGCTCACGCTGA